One stretch of Thiovulum sp. ES DNA includes these proteins:
- a CDS encoding 2-C-methyl-D-erythritol 2,4-cyclodiphosphate synthase (PFAM: YgbB family; Uncharacterized protein family UPF0007~TIGRFAM: 2-C-methyl-D-erythritol 2,4-cyclodiphosphate synthase): PYLPVSDTVVVGENSVNRDEVKLIQTPQVSKTEFLKEILKSKNRDFSDESSLIFANGGDRYFVLGDSRAKKLTFSSDIKDSVCFEEGYKERIFIGNGFDVHQFSFEDNRKLVLGGVEIESELSFKAHSDGDVLIHSIIDGILGASGIGDIGELFPDNDEQYKDIDSKRLLQTVHDLIEKIGLEISNIDVTIIAQAPKLGKYKDEIRKNLSQILRVPLFYINIKATTSEKLGFIGRKEGVGVLSTVSLKHIDWQNL; the protein is encoded by the coding sequence CCCATATCTTCCTGTGTCTGATACAGTTGTTGTTGGTGAAAATAGTGTAAATCGCGATGAGGTCAAACTAATTCAGACTCCACAAGTCTCCAAAACAGAATTCCTAAAAGAGATTTTAAAAAGCAAGAACAGAGATTTTAGTGATGAGAGTTCTCTGATTTTTGCAAATGGTGGAGATAGGTATTTTGTTCTTGGAGATTCTCGTGCAAAAAAATTGACTTTCTCATCGGATATAAAAGATTCTGTCTGTTTTGAAGAGGGTTATAAAGAGCGGATTTTTATTGGAAATGGTTTTGATGTTCATCAGTTTAGTTTTGAAGACAATAGAAAACTTGTTCTTGGTGGAGTTGAAATTGAGAGCGAACTCTCTTTTAAGGCACACTCTGATGGCGATGTTTTAATTCATTCAATTATTGATGGGATTTTAGGAGCTTCAGGTATTGGTGATATTGGGGAACTTTTTCCAGACAATGATGAGCAGTATAAAGATATAGATTCAAAAAGATTACTTCAAACAGTGCATGACCTCATCGAAAAAATTGGTTTGGAAATCTCAAATATTGATGTAACAATTATTGCACAAGCACCGAAACTTGGAAAATATAAAGATGAAATCCGAAAGAATCTATCTCAAATTTTAAGAGTTCCTCTTTTTTATATAAATATTAAAGCAACAACAAGTGAAAAACTTGGTTTTATTGGTCGAAAAGAGGGTGTTGGTGTTCTCTCAACAGTCTCTTTAAAACATATTGATTGGCAAAATCTTTAA